In Vibrio stylophorae, the genomic stretch TTCTGAGAGCACCGAATCAAACACTTGAAAATGTCCCTGACCATTGTGCAAATGAGTCAGTGGAATATAGATGCTGGCATCGGCTTGATTATGCAGTACAGCATGGCGATGGAAGAAAGTACCGCGGCCTGAATCTTGGCCCGTAATACGCACTCGGCTCCCTTCATCAAGAATGGTGGCATAGGCCAAAAGCTCCGCCATCCCCCAATCATATGCTTTGGTTCCTTCAAGCATGGATTGACGATCTTGATACAGTTTTTGCACCCGGCTTTGCAACTGATGCGACTCAGGGAATTGGCACAGTTTTTTACCAAGCTCAATCAATCGATTTTGCGCAAACTGACTTTGCCACGGCACTTCCCAGTCATGTCCAACATAGGGCTGCCAGTCGACAGAGTGCATCTTCATTGGACGCCACTCTTTCACCACGCACTCACCACTATCAAGTGCGTCACGATAGCCATTCACCAATTCAGTGGCTTTTTCGATATCGCAAATTTCTTGCTCGATTAATACGTCGGCATAAAGTTTACGTGGCGTTGGATGCTGCTTGATTTTTTGATACATCAGCGGCTGAGTCGCATTGGGCTCATCTGCTTCGTTATGACCGTGGCGGCGGTAACATACCAAATCGATCACCACATCACGGCCAAAGGTGTTGCGATAATCAATGGCCACCTGTGTAACAAATGCCACGGCTTCCGGATCATCGGCGTTAACGTGAAAAATCGGTGCCTGTACCATTTTGGCTATATCAGTACAGTACTGCGTGGAACGAGTGTCGCGCGGATTTGACGTGGTAAAACCAATTTGGTTATTGACCACAATACGCACGGTACCGCCTACACGATAGCCACGCGCTTGCGACATATTAAAGGTTTCTGCCACAACCCCTTGGCCTGCCACAGCCGAGTCACCATGAATAGTGATGGGTAAAACGCTGCGCCCTTCTTTATCACCTAAGCGATCTTGCCGCGCACGGACCGAGCCCATCACCACTGGATTTACAATCTCCAGATGCGACGGGTTAAAAGCCAGAGCCAAATGCACATCGCCGCCAGGTGTCGCGAAATCAGCGGAGAAACCTTGGTGATACTTCACATCACCCGTGCCCCATGTGTCTTCATGCTTGCCAGCAAACTCATCAAAGAGATCCGTTGGTTTTTTACCAAGCACATTGACCAGCATATTGAGGCGACCGCGGTGCGCCATGCCAATGACAATTTCACGCGTGCCTTGTTCACCTGCGCGGCGAACCAGCTCTTTGACCATGGGGATCAGCGCATCACCACCTTCCAGTGAAAAACGCTTGGCGCCTGGGAATTTTGCTCCTAGATAGCGCTCAAGCCCTTCTGCAGCGGTGAGCTCTTCAAGAAAGGTGAGCTTTTGCTCTGGCGTAAACTGCGAAACACCTCGCTCTGCTTCAAGGCGCTGCTGAATCCATGCTTTTTCTTCAGTATCGGTAATGTGCATATACTCAGCGCCAATCGCGCCGCAATATACATTTTCGAGGATCGCAATAATCTCTTGTAAGGTGAGCTTTTGCTCATCTTTGACCAAACTCGGAACAGGGAAAGCAATGGCTAAATCCTCTTCCGTTAGGTTGTGATAAGTCAAAGAAAGATCTGCGACATCGGCAGGTTGCAATAATCCGAGCGGATCAAGTTTGGCGCGCTGATGGCCACGAATTCGATAAGCGTTAATTAGCTGCTGAACACGAATATGTTTGGCTTCAACATCAGGATCAGTCACTTCAGTATGATGTGCAAAGGTCGTTTCTTTTGCTAAGCGACGAAAATAATCACGGACACGTGAATGCGGTTGTTCTTGTGGGCTATCTGTCGGCGGTGTGAGCTGTTCAAACATCGAACGCCATGAAGGCTCGATCGCTTCAGCATCAAGCAAATATTGCTCATACAGCTCTTCAACATAAGAGGCGTTAACCCCTGCCAGATGGGATGATGCAAGCCACTCTTTCATCAGGCTACTGGACATGTTCTCCCCTTCTCCCTTGAGACATTTGGTCTGCCACTTACTCACAATTCGAAGCAAATGACAGAATTATTGTACCTCGCCACCTCCGTGGCTGTGTCATTACACCGATTGCTGCACCAGCATCGCTTTGATCTCACCAATAGCCTTGGTGGGATTGAGTCCTTTAGGACAGACATTGACACAATTCATAATGCTATGGCAACGAAAAACACTAAATGCATCATCTAATTGAGCGAGTCGCGCGCGCGTTGCTGTATCTCGGCTATCAATTAACCAACGATGCGCTGCCAAAAGCCCCGCAGGGCCAATGAATTTGTCTGGATTCCACCAAAATGAGGGGCATGACGTGGAGCAACACGCACATAATACACACTCATAAAGTCCATCTAATTTGGCACGCTGCTGCGGTGTTTGTAACTGCTCACCTTGATCCTGTTTGTCTTGATGTTCAGTCATCAAATAGGGCTTCACCCGCTCATAATTTTGATAAAACTGCGTCATATCAATAATCAGATCGCGGATCACCGGCAGTCCAGGTAACGGACGAATCACGATAGTTTTTTGATTCATCAATGCAGAAAGCGGGGTGATACAAGCCAATCCATTGGTCCCATTCATATTAACGCCATCAGAGCCACAGACCCCTTCACGACATGAACGGCGAAATGAAAGGCTAGGATCTTGCTCTTTTAACGCAATCAGCGCATCGAGCACCATAATGTCCGTGCCTTGCTCCACCTCCAGCTCAAAGGACTGCATATAAGGACGGCGATCAGTTTCAGGGTTATAACGATAAATCGAAAAACGTTGTTTCATCTCGCCCTCCTTAGTAAGTACGCACTTTCGGCGGAAAGGCTTCGCGCAGATGTGGCGTCATATTCACATCTCGCGTGGTCATTCGTTCTTGCTCTGGCAAATAAAGCGAATGAACCAGCCAGTTGGCATCATCACGATCAGGGTAATCAAATCGCGTATGTGCACCGCGACTCTCTGTGCGATAATTTGCCGCCACTGCTGTGGCGTAGGCCGTTTCCATCAAATTATCCAACTCTAAACACTCAATTCGCTGCGTATTAAAAGACAATGATTTATCTTGAAGATGGGCATTCGCAACACGCTCTCGAAGCTCAGCCAGTTCAGCCAAGCCTTTGGCCATGGCTTCCCCTTCGCGAAACACCGAGAAATTAGTCTGCATGCAATGCTGCAACGCTTTACGAAGCGCGTTGGGATCTTCACCTTGTGTTGAATTATCCCAACGTTTGAGTCGGCTCAAAGCAAGCTCAATATCCTCATCCGTTGCTGGGCGCGCATCCGGCTGAGCGGCCAGTGTTTTACCCAAATGCAACCCCGTAGCACGACCAAACACCACCAAATCAAGCAGTGAATTACCACCCAACCGATTGGCGCCATGCACCGACACACAGGCAATTTCACCGCAGGCAAATAAGCCTTGCACGTTTTGATCATCGCCCTGTGCATTTTGGGTGATCACTTGCCCTGATACTTGGGTTGGCAAACCGCCCATCATATAGTGACAGGTCGGGATCACTGGAATCGGCTCTTTGACAGGGTCAACATGGGCAAAGGTTCTCGATAGCTCACAGATCCCAGGTAAACGCGACTCCAGTACATCCTCACCTAAGTGATCGAGTTTCAGCTTCACATGCGGTCCCCAAGGGCCATCACAACCACGCCCTTCGCGAATTTCAATCATAATGGAGCGCGCCACCACATCACGGCCAGCTAAGTCTTTGGCATTGGGTGCATAACGCTCCATAAAGCGCTCCCCCTCTTTATTGAGCAAAAATCCGCCCTCACCGCGACATCCTTCAGTGACTAACACGCCAGCGCCAGCAATCCCCGTTGGGTGAAATTGCCACATTTCGCCATCTTGAATGGGCACGCCAGCGCGAATCGCCATACCAATACCATCTCCAGTATTGATATGGGCATTGGTCGTCGATGCGTAAATTCGTCCAGCGCCACCGGTGGCAAGCACGGTAGCTTTGGCTTTGAAATAACAAACCTCACCACTTTCCATATCAATGGCGGTACAACCCACTATTGCGCCATCGCTATTTTTCACTAAATCGAGTGCGTACCATTCAGAAAAGATGGTGGTTTGATGTTTGATATTTTGCTGATACAGGGTGTGTAACAAGGCATGGCCGGTGCGATCGGCAGCCGCCGCGGTACGCGCAGCTTGTTCACCGCCATATTCTTTCGACTGGCCACCAAAGGGGCGCTGATAAATGGTGCCATTATCAAATCGCGAAAAGGGTAACCCCATTTTTTCCAACTCAATGACAGATTGCGGCCCTTGCTGGCAC encodes the following:
- the sdhA gene encoding succinate dehydrogenase flavoprotein subunit, whose translation is MSVMIREFDAIVIGAGGAGMRAALQISEQGLSCALLSKVFPTRSHTVSAQGGITVALGNSHPDDWQWHMYDTVKGSDYIGDQDAIEYMCQQGPQSVIELEKMGLPFSRFDNGTIYQRPFGGQSKEYGGEQAARTAAAADRTGHALLHTLYQQNIKHQTTIFSEWYALDLVKNSDGAIVGCTAIDMESGEVCYFKAKATVLATGGAGRIYASTTNAHINTGDGIGMAIRAGVPIQDGEMWQFHPTGIAGAGVLVTEGCRGEGGFLLNKEGERFMERYAPNAKDLAGRDVVARSIMIEIREGRGCDGPWGPHVKLKLDHLGEDVLESRLPGICELSRTFAHVDPVKEPIPVIPTCHYMMGGLPTQVSGQVITQNAQGDDQNVQGLFACGEIACVSVHGANRLGGNSLLDLVVFGRATGLHLGKTLAAQPDARPATDEDIELALSRLKRWDNSTQGEDPNALRKALQHCMQTNFSVFREGEAMAKGLAELAELRERVANAHLQDKSLSFNTQRIECLELDNLMETAYATAVAANYRTESRGAHTRFDYPDRDDANWLVHSLYLPEQERMTTRDVNMTPHLREAFPPKVRTY
- a CDS encoding succinate dehydrogenase iron-sulfur subunit, with amino-acid sequence MKQRFSIYRYNPETDRRPYMQSFELEVEQGTDIMVLDALIALKEQDPSLSFRRSCREGVCGSDGVNMNGTNGLACITPLSALMNQKTIVIRPLPGLPVIRDLIIDMTQFYQNYERVKPYLMTEHQDKQDQGEQLQTPQQRAKLDGLYECVLCACCSTSCPSFWWNPDKFIGPAGLLAAHRWLIDSRDTATRARLAQLDDAFSVFRCHSIMNCVNVCPKGLNPTKAIGEIKAMLVQQSV
- the sucA gene encoding 2-oxoglutarate dehydrogenase E1 component: MSSSLMKEWLASSHLAGVNASYVEELYEQYLLDAEAIEPSWRSMFEQLTPPTDSPQEQPHSRVRDYFRRLAKETTFAHHTEVTDPDVEAKHIRVQQLINAYRIRGHQRAKLDPLGLLQPADVADLSLTYHNLTEEDLAIAFPVPSLVKDEQKLTLQEIIAILENVYCGAIGAEYMHITDTEEKAWIQQRLEAERGVSQFTPEQKLTFLEELTAAEGLERYLGAKFPGAKRFSLEGGDALIPMVKELVRRAGEQGTREIVIGMAHRGRLNMLVNVLGKKPTDLFDEFAGKHEDTWGTGDVKYHQGFSADFATPGGDVHLALAFNPSHLEIVNPVVMGSVRARQDRLGDKEGRSVLPITIHGDSAVAGQGVVAETFNMSQARGYRVGGTVRIVVNNQIGFTTSNPRDTRSTQYCTDIAKMVQAPIFHVNADDPEAVAFVTQVAIDYRNTFGRDVVIDLVCYRRHGHNEADEPNATQPLMYQKIKQHPTPRKLYADVLIEQEICDIEKATELVNGYRDALDSGECVVKEWRPMKMHSVDWQPYVGHDWEVPWQSQFAQNRLIELGKKLCQFPESHQLQSRVQKLYQDRQSMLEGTKAYDWGMAELLAYATILDEGSRVRITGQDSGRGTFFHRHAVLHNQADASIYIPLTHLHNGQGHFQVFDSVLSEEAVLAFEYGYATTEPRGLTVWEAQFGDFANGAQVVIDQFISSGEQKWGRLCGLTMLLPHGYEGQGPEHSSARLERYLQLCAEQNIQVVVPSTPAQIYHLLRQQVFRPMRRPLIVMSPKSLLRHPQCISSLEDLSQGQFQPAIAEIDDLEPSAVKRVVFCSGKVYYDLLEQRRKNQQNDVAIVRIEQLYPFPKAQVEAAIAPYAHVRDYVWCQEEPQNQGAWYSSQHNFWSVLPAQSMLHYAGRPASASPAVGYMSVHMKQQKALVEAALTLDHGQEQ